The following are encoded together in the Acidobacteriota bacterium genome:
- a CDS encoding MGMT family protein: MTAFERKVLLIVSRIPPGRVTTYGDVARLAGKPRAARAVGNIMRTADRPGLPYHRVVAAGGRLGGYSSLSLKRSLLSAEGLTVAPGRVVGFSGIHWKGA, from the coding sequence GTGACCGCGTTCGAGCGCAAGGTCCTGCTGATCGTGTCGCGCATCCCGCCGGGGCGGGTGACCACCTACGGCGACGTGGCCCGCCTGGCCGGCAAGCCCCGCGCCGCCCGAGCCGTGGGCAACATCATGCGCACCGCCGACCGGCCCGGCCTGCCCTACCACCGGGTCGTCGCCGCTGGGGGCCGGCTGGGCGGCTACTCCAGTTTGTCCCTCAAACGGTCCCTGCTATCGGCGGAGGGCCTGACCGTCGCCCCGGGACGAGTGGTAGGCTTTTCGGGAATTCATTGGAAGGGTGCCTAG
- a CDS encoding HEAT repeat domain-containing protein: MAQRAAAPADLTRNAVNLARAMTLALRSWGFYPPEHPAVVAAVERLTVAAADAAGGGLMQLAVTPHQLLLDGVALESSELAVVECAELLHDRDILQVSIMMAPPEAVIRSLLNVLSLDRATRRSRGGPAAIWADEDQNAILLEQIDYQEILERELDEGPARRDSSWKAIVRSIIMGRSTFTADEQQRLLEISRDVGAIGELAKDSREPFTTPDGSPLVTTQAATVLAVYRHIAKTVAALEPERVQEVIDSLALAASNLDPSTALELMLQEESAGEGVQIVGALKQAFDDQQVAMLLARAMSAPGHPTNRLAKVLDTLAPDLERKRRVLTLAKRLISERDFGSKRPIDDIRQSLDELLLKYDESTYVSTDYRQSMDSAAERAADLAARGLPPEMPEWLSTLGHESVRRLSGQLLIDLLRNESQAERMAETARDMAAFVEELLLAGAYAEAVPVVTELTAATTRPPALAPDACRRALDGLGTSSALVESAAGLADLSAEECSSLGAVVLAIGAPAVPAVIGAFQKETGGVATERAAALLAKIGPPAIPGLAAAIDDRRWFVQRELARLLGQIGTAAAVPPLQALLRRTDVRVLQEAVSSLARIDDAAAGRALHMVLKATAGEARAAVISALVNLKDPRVVPMLARVLDDSDPFGDDLSMVVETLDALASFRDDRALSQIAAMARRRRWLAWGKTRRLREASLRALSRIGTPKARDTLTDLARNGDFFLRRMAAAPRSPA, from the coding sequence ATGGCCCAGCGCGCGGCCGCACCGGCCGACCTCACCCGCAACGCCGTCAACCTGGCGCGCGCGATGACGCTCGCGTTGCGCAGCTGGGGGTTTTATCCGCCCGAGCACCCGGCCGTGGTCGCCGCGGTGGAGCGCCTCACTGTGGCGGCGGCCGACGCGGCCGGCGGCGGCCTGATGCAACTGGCGGTCACGCCTCACCAGCTGCTGCTCGACGGCGTTGCGCTCGAGTCTTCGGAACTGGCCGTGGTGGAGTGCGCCGAGCTGCTGCACGACCGCGACATCCTGCAGGTCTCGATCATGATGGCGCCGCCGGAGGCGGTGATTCGATCGCTCCTGAACGTGTTGTCACTCGATCGCGCGACCCGCCGCTCGCGTGGCGGCCCGGCCGCGATCTGGGCGGACGAGGATCAGAACGCCATCCTGCTCGAGCAGATCGACTACCAGGAGATTCTCGAGCGCGAACTGGACGAGGGACCGGCGCGCCGCGACTCCAGCTGGAAGGCCATTGTCCGGTCGATCATCATGGGCCGGTCGACGTTCACGGCCGACGAACAGCAGCGCCTGCTCGAGATCTCGCGCGATGTCGGCGCCATTGGCGAGCTGGCCAAGGACAGCCGCGAGCCCTTCACCACGCCTGACGGCTCGCCGCTCGTGACCACCCAGGCCGCCACCGTGCTGGCCGTGTACCGCCACATCGCCAAGACCGTGGCCGCCCTCGAGCCCGAGCGGGTGCAGGAAGTGATCGATTCGCTGGCGCTGGCCGCCTCGAACCTCGACCCCTCCACCGCGCTCGAGCTCATGTTGCAGGAGGAAAGCGCCGGCGAGGGGGTGCAGATCGTCGGGGCGCTGAAGCAGGCGTTCGACGACCAGCAGGTGGCCATGCTGCTGGCACGCGCCATGTCGGCGCCGGGCCACCCCACCAACCGGCTGGCGAAGGTGCTCGACACGCTGGCCCCGGACCTCGAACGCAAGCGCCGCGTGCTGACCCTCGCCAAGCGCTTGATCTCGGAACGCGATTTTGGCAGCAAGCGGCCAATCGACGACATCCGCCAGTCGCTCGACGAGCTGCTGCTGAAGTACGACGAATCCACCTACGTGTCGACCGACTACCGCCAGTCGATGGACTCGGCGGCCGAGCGGGCCGCTGACCTGGCGGCGCGCGGCCTGCCGCCAGAGATGCCCGAGTGGCTGTCGACGCTCGGCCACGAGAGCGTGCGCCGCCTGTCGGGCCAGTTGCTGATCGACCTGCTGCGCAACGAATCGCAGGCCGAGCGGATGGCGGAAACGGCCCGCGACATGGCGGCCTTTGTCGAAGAACTGCTGCTGGCCGGCGCCTATGCCGAGGCGGTCCCGGTGGTGACGGAATTGACCGCGGCGACGACCCGACCGCCCGCGCTGGCACCCGACGCGTGCCGGCGCGCCCTCGATGGCCTCGGCACGTCCAGCGCGCTGGTGGAATCGGCGGCCGGGCTCGCCGACCTCTCGGCCGAGGAGTGCAGCAGCCTGGGAGCGGTCGTGCTCGCCATCGGCGCGCCGGCCGTGCCGGCGGTGATCGGCGCATTCCAGAAAGAAACCGGTGGGGTCGCGACCGAGCGCGCGGCGGCGCTGCTGGCCAAGATTGGGCCGCCGGCCATTCCGGGCCTCGCGGCCGCGATCGACGACCGGCGCTGGTTCGTGCAGCGCGAACTGGCGCGCCTGTTGGGACAAATCGGCACGGCGGCGGCGGTACCGCCGCTGCAAGCGTTGTTACGGCGCACCGACGTGCGGGTCTTGCAGGAAGCGGTATCGTCGCTCGCGCGCATCGACGACGCGGCCGCCGGCCGTGCGCTGCACATGGTGTTGAAGGCGACCGCGGGTGAGGCCCGCGCCGCGGTCATCTCCGCCCTCGTGAACCTCAAGGATCCACGGGTCGTGCCGATGCTGGCGCGCGTGCTCGACGACAGCGATCCGTTCGGCGACGACCTGTCGATGGTGGTCGAGACGCTCGACGCGCTGGCGTCGTTTCGTGACGACCGCGCGCTGTCGCAGATTGCCGCCATGGCGCGGCGCCGCCGGTGGCTGGCCTGGGGCAAGACGCGGCGGTTGCGCGAGGCATCGCTGCGCGCGCTGTCGCGCATCGGCACGCCCAAGGCCCGTGACACCCTGACCGACCTCGCCCGCAACGGCGACTTTTTCCTGCGGCGCATGGCCGCCGCGCCACGGTCGCCCGCATGA
- a CDS encoding HEAT repeat domain-containing protein — MPSSSTPSPEPLSPDTAGRLSEFAKACKAATRVVSMYPPSHPTIQGALSRITEAGKQAVYHGPLPITVLPDALLVGGRGFAKPDPAAAELASLLHLQMIGEVTLLSTLEPDEWHAFLMLLAKSPEDARAIGGVAAAWAANGNQSITLKEIDYAEVLRERAGNGESASWDRILATLSEEQEESGVLEPGMAGMLEMAKDSQRLAQFAEKLQAHGRASGDDSVQQRKSLLELMHGLANYAAERQPGELDAVLDRMAGAAAQMSPDMLLTLITDPPPLQPPGSTAPRMDLGGELQARLTDEMLTRFLVENVVKDRGASNRLAAAFQTLVPDPERQQSILAAATEQAAAMFGDDPQFESVWNSSTQMLTTYSDSQFVSEDYARELTSARTMALEVDKIGDDPPVRIRAWMSTVSDEEVRGLDQRLLLDLLTIEARHDAWAGVLDLTVGSIEQLVLVGDLALAAQLVDAVVAAAKRTESANAAYAAAGVTRLVDGALVRHLALFLRQATDGEVGIATQICNTIGPDLVEPLADALAAEDNARTVRLLRDILIGFGSAARQYADELRTSPNPAVRRAAVDLLRALGGEAALPDLRNLLDDGDPQVQREALRAIVQIGTNEAFQALEHALKNGQPHTREAILQALGSLRDERAAPLFVHLLTHTGYTGALEGDYISNIESLGRVANDERSVATLKDILYRGEWYAPGRTTRIRTAAARALRAISLPSAERTLSEAADGGSRGVKRAVRTALAEPAPMRSAARRTQA, encoded by the coding sequence ATGCCGTCCTCATCCACTCCGTCGCCGGAACCGCTCTCGCCCGACACTGCCGGGCGCCTGTCGGAGTTCGCCAAGGCCTGCAAGGCGGCGACGCGCGTGGTGTCGATGTACCCGCCCAGCCATCCGACGATCCAGGGGGCGTTGTCGCGCATTACCGAGGCCGGCAAGCAGGCGGTCTATCACGGCCCGCTGCCGATCACCGTGTTGCCCGACGCGTTGCTGGTGGGTGGCCGCGGCTTCGCCAAACCGGATCCAGCCGCCGCCGAACTGGCCTCGCTGCTCCACCTGCAGATGATCGGCGAAGTCACCTTGCTCAGCACGCTCGAACCCGACGAGTGGCATGCCTTCCTGATGCTGCTCGCCAAGTCGCCCGAGGACGCCCGGGCCATTGGCGGCGTGGCCGCGGCGTGGGCGGCCAACGGCAACCAGTCGATCACGCTCAAAGAAATCGACTATGCCGAGGTCTTGCGCGAGCGCGCCGGCAACGGCGAGTCGGCGTCGTGGGACCGCATCCTGGCCACGCTCAGCGAAGAGCAGGAAGAGTCGGGCGTCCTCGAACCGGGCATGGCCGGCATGCTCGAGATGGCGAAGGACTCGCAGCGGCTGGCGCAATTCGCCGAGAAGCTGCAGGCGCACGGCCGCGCCAGCGGCGACGACTCGGTCCAGCAGCGCAAGTCGCTGCTGGAACTGATGCACGGGCTGGCCAACTACGCCGCCGAACGGCAGCCCGGCGAACTGGACGCCGTGCTCGATCGCATGGCCGGCGCCGCGGCGCAGATGTCGCCGGACATGCTGCTGACGCTCATCACCGATCCGCCCCCGCTGCAGCCGCCCGGCTCGACCGCACCGCGCATGGACCTGGGCGGCGAGCTGCAGGCCCGCCTCACCGACGAGATGCTGACCAGGTTTCTCGTCGAAAACGTGGTCAAGGACCGCGGCGCCAGCAACCGGCTGGCGGCAGCATTCCAGACGTTGGTGCCCGACCCCGAACGCCAACAAAGCATCCTCGCCGCTGCGACCGAACAGGCCGCGGCCATGTTCGGCGACGATCCGCAGTTCGAAAGCGTGTGGAACAGCTCGACGCAGATGCTGACCACGTATTCCGACTCGCAGTTCGTGTCGGAAGATTACGCCCGCGAGTTGACCTCGGCGCGCACCATGGCGCTCGAGGTGGACAAGATCGGCGACGACCCGCCGGTGCGCATCCGCGCCTGGATGTCCACGGTTAGCGACGAAGAGGTCCGTGGCCTTGACCAGCGATTGTTGCTGGATCTGCTGACCATCGAGGCGCGCCACGATGCCTGGGCCGGAGTGCTGGATCTCACCGTCGGCAGCATCGAACAGCTGGTGCTCGTCGGCGATCTGGCGCTCGCCGCCCAACTGGTCGATGCCGTCGTCGCCGCCGCGAAGCGGACCGAGTCGGCCAATGCGGCGTACGCCGCGGCTGGCGTCACGCGCCTGGTCGATGGTGCCCTGGTCCGGCACCTGGCGTTGTTCCTGCGCCAGGCCACCGACGGCGAAGTGGGCATCGCGACGCAGATCTGCAACACCATTGGCCCCGACCTGGTCGAGCCCCTGGCCGATGCGCTGGCCGCCGAAGACAACGCCCGCACGGTGCGCCTCCTGCGCGACATCCTGATCGGGTTCGGCAGCGCCGCCCGCCAGTACGCCGACGAGTTGCGCACGTCGCCGAACCCGGCGGTGCGCCGCGCCGCAGTGGACCTGCTGCGCGCCCTGGGGGGTGAAGCCGCGCTGCCCGACTTGCGCAACCTCCTGGACGATGGCGATCCGCAGGTGCAACGAGAGGCGCTGCGGGCGATCGTGCAGATTGGCACGAACGAGGCGTTCCAGGCACTCGAGCACGCCCTGAAGAACGGCCAGCCGCACACGCGAGAGGCGATCCTGCAGGCGCTCGGGTCGCTGCGCGACGAGCGCGCGGCGCCGCTGTTCGTCCACTTGCTCACGCACACCGGCTACACCGGCGCGCTCGAGGGCGACTACATCTCGAACATCGAGTCGCTCGGACGCGTCGCCAACGATGAACGCTCGGTCGCGACGCTGAAGGACATCCTCTATCGCGGCGAGTGGTACGCGCCTGGGCGCACCACCCGCATCCGGACGGCGGCTGCGCGCGCCCTGCGCGCGATCAGCCTGCCGAGCGCCGAGCGCACGTTGAGCGAAGCGGCCGACGGCGGTTCGCGCGGCGTCAAGCGCGCGGTCAGGACGGCGCTGGCCGAACCCGCGCCGATGCGGTCCGCGGCACGGAGGACCCAGGCGTGA
- a CDS encoding RNA polymerase sigma factor: protein MNSADLELVERIRSGDGSAFEALYRQHATRLYNLASRMTGAKGEADDLLQDIFLLAYRKIASFRGESSLGTWLYRLAMNHCLDVLRNRQTRMGQHTDSLDEPDAVPVASPVPILSAVSRIDLERAIASLPPACRAAFLLHDVEGFGHHEVGTMLGVSEGTSKSQVHKARMRIRSYLANGLRKRVES, encoded by the coding sequence GTGAACAGCGCCGATCTCGAGTTGGTCGAGCGCATTCGGAGTGGGGATGGGTCGGCGTTCGAGGCCCTGTACCGCCAGCACGCCACGCGGCTCTACAATCTGGCGAGCCGGATGACCGGCGCCAAGGGCGAGGCCGACGACCTGCTGCAGGATATTTTCCTGCTGGCCTACCGGAAGATTGCGAGCTTTCGGGGCGAGTCGTCCCTCGGCACGTGGCTTTACCGGTTGGCGATGAACCACTGCCTGGACGTGCTGCGCAACCGGCAAACGCGCATGGGCCAGCACACCGACTCGCTGGACGAGCCCGACGCCGTGCCGGTCGCGTCGCCGGTGCCGATCCTGAGCGCGGTCAGCCGCATCGACCTGGAACGGGCGATCGCGTCGCTGCCGCCGGCCTGCCGGGCCGCCTTCCTCCTTCACGACGTGGAAGGGTTCGGGCATCATGAGGTCGGCACCATGCTCGGCGTGTCGGAAGGCACGTCGAAGTCGCAGGTGCACAAGGCGCGGATGCGTATTCGCTCCTACCTTGCGAACGGACTGCGGAAGAGAGTTGAAAGTTGA
- a CDS encoding S8 family serine peptidase, protein MTLWKTVGLAAVIGAGLLTATGIGQEPQAPAFTRMLMQEASLPPIDRGLRDQDPPRPARGRDDADRLRERGDADLPYVRGSVIVKFKPDATAGGITAATSQVAGDTVDRSGSANFDLIGIPHDADPEAAAAVLRARPDVEYAQPRYRNYAMSRPNDPLYANQWNFPALDMERAWDIQPGATSDIIVAVLDSGVAFHSGTFRYNSRFPFRMTQGGPLYPALGIVDVPFAAAPELGASGSTRFVAPRDFIWDDDFPVDLDSHGTHVTGTVGQLTNNGIGVAGMAYNVRIMPVKIIQSLWDEIFSSPNEGTDDVVARGIRYAADNGAKVINLSIGRSSGGPAPVVTDAMRYAVGRGVFIAVASGNTRDRGNQPNRLAQPAPDINGMVAVGAVGRTLDAAYYSTSGTFVELSAPGGDQRAGGTSAGILQQTLDLDLLETFERPPSQYGPPRADSFSYYYYQGTSMATPHVSGFAALLMQQGVTNPAAIEAAMKLYATDKGAAGRDDLFGHGLINPRATLRGLGLAR, encoded by the coding sequence ATGACGTTGTGGAAGACGGTGGGCCTCGCGGCCGTCATTGGCGCGGGACTGCTCACCGCCACCGGGATCGGCCAGGAACCACAGGCGCCCGCCTTCACCCGGATGCTGATGCAGGAGGCCTCGCTGCCGCCGATCGATCGCGGCCTGCGTGACCAGGACCCGCCGCGCCCGGCGCGCGGCCGCGACGACGCCGACCGGCTGCGCGAACGCGGCGACGCCGACCTCCCGTACGTCCGCGGCTCGGTGATCGTCAAGTTCAAGCCCGACGCCACGGCCGGCGGCATCACGGCCGCGACCAGCCAGGTCGCCGGTGACACGGTCGACCGATCCGGCTCCGCCAACTTCGACCTCATCGGCATTCCCCACGACGCCGATCCCGAAGCCGCCGCCGCGGTGCTGCGCGCGCGGCCCGACGTCGAGTACGCCCAGCCGCGCTATCGCAACTACGCGATGAGCAGGCCCAACGACCCGCTGTACGCCAACCAGTGGAACTTCCCCGCCCTCGACATGGAGCGCGCGTGGGACATCCAGCCTGGCGCGACCTCCGACATCATCGTGGCCGTGCTCGACAGTGGCGTGGCCTTCCATTCGGGCACGTTCCGCTACAACTCGCGATTCCCGTTCCGCATGACCCAGGGCGGCCCCCTCTACCCCGCCCTAGGGATTGTTGACGTCCCGTTCGCGGCGGCGCCGGAACTGGGCGCGAGCGGCTCGACGCGCTTCGTGGCCCCGCGCGACTTCATCTGGGACGACGATTTCCCGGTCGATCTCGATTCGCACGGCACGCACGTCACGGGCACGGTTGGCCAGCTCACCAACAACGGCATCGGCGTCGCCGGCATGGCCTACAACGTCCGGATCATGCCGGTGAAGATCATCCAGTCGCTGTGGGATGAGATCTTCTCGAGTCCGAACGAGGGCACCGACGATGTGGTGGCGCGAGGGATTCGCTATGCGGCCGACAACGGCGCGAAGGTGATCAACCTGAGCATTGGCCGCTCGTCAGGCGGACCCGCGCCGGTGGTCACCGACGCCATGCGCTACGCGGTGGGCCGGGGCGTGTTCATCGCCGTGGCGTCAGGCAACACCCGCGACCGCGGTAACCAGCCCAACCGGTTGGCGCAGCCGGCGCCCGACATCAACGGGATGGTGGCGGTCGGCGCGGTCGGCCGCACGCTCGACGCGGCCTACTACTCGACCTCGGGCACGTTCGTGGAACTGTCGGCGCCCGGCGGCGACCAGCGCGCCGGCGGCACGAGCGCCGGCATCCTGCAACAGACCCTCGACCTCGACCTGCTCGAAACCTTCGAGCGGCCGCCGTCGCAGTACGGGCCGCCACGGGCCGACTCGTTTTCCTACTACTACTACCAGGGCACGTCCATGGCGACGCCGCACGTGTCGGGCTTTGCCGCGCTGCTGATGCAGCAGGGCGTGACCAACCCGGCGGCGATCGAGGCGGCCATGAAGCTGTATGCCACCGACAAGGGCGCCGCGGGCCGCGACGACCTGTTCGGCCACGGCCTCATCAACCCACGCGCCACGCTGCGCGGCCTCGGCCTCGCGCGATAA
- a CDS encoding HD-GYP domain-containing protein: protein MITPQEDLVRRVGAALRATELYAPTHPLVDRAATALHALLKPTLAETPAVIVAFLEDDVVVNDFRLPRGSGSLAGLLRDMRDRKIEKITFGREVEVTDIRALMDELADRTSRTAVSDRLTSRGVRRIQVSKVVVEEPDDSEVGLAAAKQMYTKAVSTAETIWTAAKAGQQPDPADARGIIDSLSKLVYQDRTSLLALTALKRHDNYTFTHMVNVAALSMAMARSLDLEGPMLREFGFAALMHDIGKVHTPLEILNKPDKLTNEEFTIMKLHVVNGAHILRRTPETPALAPVVAFEHHLKQDLSGYPENIGARTLNLCTMVVSIVDVFDALRSNRVYRAGLATDRIKHIMGQQDSPAFHPSLLRRFVNLMGLFPIGTVVRLSTEEVGVVTQTHPDDPFRPQVKLVLDRLGAPYETPLLTNTWDRDSRGEFHRAVVEAVDGPQVGIDPLAYL, encoded by the coding sequence ATGATCACGCCGCAAGAAGACCTGGTCCGCCGCGTCGGCGCGGCGCTGCGGGCGACGGAGCTCTACGCCCCCACCCATCCCCTGGTCGATCGCGCGGCCACGGCGCTGCACGCCCTGTTGAAGCCGACGCTGGCCGAGACGCCGGCCGTGATCGTGGCCTTCCTGGAAGACGATGTCGTGGTCAACGACTTCCGGCTACCGCGCGGTTCGGGCTCGCTGGCCGGGTTGCTGCGCGACATGCGCGACCGCAAGATCGAGAAGATCACGTTCGGCCGCGAGGTCGAAGTCACCGACATTCGGGCGCTGATGGACGAGCTGGCCGACCGCACCTCGCGCACCGCCGTCAGCGATCGCCTGACCTCGCGTGGCGTTCGCCGCATCCAGGTGTCGAAGGTGGTGGTCGAAGAACCCGACGACTCGGAAGTGGGACTGGCAGCGGCCAAGCAGATGTATACGAAGGCGGTGTCAACCGCCGAGACCATCTGGACGGCCGCGAAGGCCGGGCAGCAACCCGATCCGGCCGACGCGCGCGGCATTATCGACAGCCTGTCGAAGCTGGTCTACCAGGACCGCACGTCGCTGCTCGCCCTCACCGCGCTCAAGCGGCACGACAACTACACCTTCACGCACATGGTGAACGTGGCGGCGCTGTCGATGGCGATGGCGCGCTCGCTCGACCTCGAGGGTCCGATGCTGCGCGAGTTCGGCTTCGCGGCGCTGATGCATGACATCGGCAAGGTCCACACGCCGCTCGAGATCCTGAACAAGCCCGACAAGCTGACCAACGAAGAGTTCACCATCATGAAGCTGCACGTGGTGAACGGCGCGCACATCCTGCGGCGCACGCCCGAAACGCCGGCGCTGGCGCCGGTCGTCGCCTTCGAGCATCACCTGAAGCAGGATCTCAGCGGCTACCCCGAGAACATCGGCGCGCGGACGCTGAACCTGTGCACCATGGTGGTCAGCATCGTCGATGTGTTCGACGCGCTGCGCAGCAATCGCGTCTATCGGGCCGGACTGGCGACCGATCGCATCAAGCACATCATGGGCCAGCAGGACAGCCCGGCGTTCCATCCGTCGCTGCTGCGGCGGTTCGTCAACCTGATGGGGCTGTTCCCGATTGGCACGGTGGTCCGGCTCAGCACCGAGGAAGTGGGGGTGGTCACGCAGACCCATCCGGACGACCCCTTCCGGCCACAAGTGAAGCTGGTGCTCGATCGCCTGGGCGCGCCGTATGAAACGCCGCTCCTGACCAACACCTGGGATCGCGACAGCCGCGGCGAGTTCCATCGTGCGGTGGTTGAAGCCGTCGATGGCCCCCAGGTAGGCATTGACCCGCTGGCGTACTTATAA
- a CDS encoding HD-GYP domain-containing protein, whose translation MIDPVTRLRMADEFMRRLGAALRGAQLYAPSHPLVQRAFDGLNESITQLLSDQPSVAIGIIGQEVIVGDMPLPRAAESMGEMIRRLKSLGIERIVFDRGVTPDELQTLAQTIAHPERRPGASGPGVEPNDPLAVLGTLTHIRVGRIQAEQKVEKSAADVATIRRLYADASNVAGQVWEMAKTEDTPDPKAARALIDSLAQAVSANRTALIALTALKNYDNYTFTHMVNVSILTMSQARALGMEGSMLRELGLAALMHDIGKVRTPTEILNKPEKLTDAEFNIMRMHVVDGAEILRRTPEMPAIAPVIAFEHHLRLDGTGYPFGVSRAGLNLGTMLCSIADVYDAMRSQRAYQQAFPSDRILEVMKRNDGQQFDQHLVRRFTQLLGIYPPGNLVRLDTGALAVVMAVHAPDPYKPRVRVIQLPSRQALEVPYDINLWEATADGPGPKSVLAPLDPAEYGIDPLNYL comes from the coding sequence GTGATCGATCCAGTCACCCGCCTGCGGATGGCCGACGAGTTCATGCGCCGGCTGGGCGCCGCGTTGCGCGGCGCCCAGCTGTACGCGCCCTCGCATCCGCTGGTGCAGCGGGCATTCGACGGCCTCAACGAATCGATCACGCAGTTGCTGAGCGACCAACCGTCGGTGGCGATCGGCATCATCGGCCAGGAAGTGATTGTCGGCGACATGCCGTTGCCGCGCGCCGCCGAGTCGATGGGCGAGATGATCCGGCGACTGAAGTCGCTCGGCATCGAACGCATCGTGTTCGACCGTGGCGTGACCCCCGACGAACTGCAGACGCTGGCGCAAACCATTGCCCACCCCGAGCGGCGGCCCGGCGCGTCGGGACCAGGCGTCGAACCCAACGATCCGCTGGCCGTGCTCGGGACGCTGACGCACATTCGGGTGGGGCGCATCCAGGCCGAGCAGAAAGTCGAGAAGTCGGCAGCCGACGTCGCGACGATCCGGCGTCTCTATGCGGACGCCTCGAATGTGGCCGGCCAGGTGTGGGAGATGGCCAAGACCGAGGACACGCCCGACCCGAAGGCCGCTCGCGCCCTGATCGATTCACTGGCGCAGGCCGTGTCAGCCAACCGGACCGCGCTGATTGCCCTGACCGCACTCAAGAATTACGACAACTACACGTTCACGCACATGGTGAACGTGTCGATTCTGACCATGTCGCAGGCGCGCGCGCTCGGCATGGAAGGCTCGATGCTGCGCGAATTGGGCCTGGCAGCGCTGATGCACGATATCGGCAAGGTGCGCACGCCGACCGAGATCCTGAACAAGCCCGAGAAACTGACCGACGCCGAGTTCAACATCATGCGCATGCACGTGGTGGACGGCGCGGAGATTCTCCGGCGCACGCCGGAAATGCCGGCGATTGCCCCGGTGATCGCGTTCGAACACCACTTGCGCCTCGACGGCACGGGCTATCCCTTCGGCGTCTCGCGGGCCGGCCTCAACCTGGGCACCATGCTGTGCAGCATTGCCGACGTCTACGACGCCATGCGATCGCAGCGCGCGTATCAGCAGGCCTTCCCGTCGGACCGCATTCTCGAAGTGATGAAGCGCAACGACGGCCAGCAGTTCGACCAGCACCTGGTCCGCCGCTTCACGCAGCTGCTCGGCATCTACCCGCCCGGCAACCTGGTGCGCCTCGACACCGGCGCCCTCGCCGTGGTCATGGCCGTGCACGCGCCGGATCCCTACAAGCCACGCGTCCGCGTCATCCAGTTGCCGTCGCGACAGGCCCTGGAGGTTCCGTACGACATCAACCTGTGGGAAGCCACCGCAGACGGTCCCGGGCCCAAGAGCGTGCTGGCACCATTGGATCCCGCCGAGTACGGGATCGATCCGCTGAACTACTTGTAG